Sequence from the Mytilus galloprovincialis chromosome 13, xbMytGall1.hap1.1, whole genome shotgun sequence genome:
tttagtgaTTAGTTCATAATAACATctgtaaacattaaaaatattgaagCAAATTTCCCAAAAAATCTGCCAACCGGTTTTACATAATggtgtttttatcaaatttcattcATTGCTATATGTgtaccaaaatatatatatattttccacaaaaatatatttatttcttcatAAAACTGTTGTTACATTATCAGaaggtcagtttatttttaagttAACAAAAAATAGCAGGACTTTAAGTTATATATGTAATGAGTTTCTGGgcaaaaaatatattcatttagTTATCCAATGATGATACTGACCTATATACATTAACCTTATATGATCATATTTTAACCTTTTGATATCTTAACATACATCTataaagtgaaattaaattttcTGATCAGCTCTGATCTAGTCTGATCTGTTTACATTGCTGAACAATTGACCTGTTCAGTCTGCTGCAAACATCTGACCATACATCAACTAAAAAAAACATTCCAAAAGTTCCTAAAATTAACCTTACAACAACAACAGCATACAAGAAAGactaaaatacattaaaaaatataactcTCAAAAAGTAACTCAATTAAATAATTCAttattctgtggtaaaacatagattaataagagcaatttatatatccctcagctagatgacttgctaaactggttcaaaattgcatgtacagtgagattttagaattcttatatgagtatataccatttgcctagattgtaaaaggctaccataaaaaaaaacttgaaaaatcataagattactttgaccaagagctattctGTTCCATATagaagtcataaaatacatgttttattaatttcaatcagaaaaaatgcaaaaataagaacatggattcaagtcttaactgcatgcatgttgtatgaccataaaaggctaacatacttgagtatgccaatttaagagcttaaatttcccataagcaggacggttgaccaaAACAGAAGATTAAACATGATTACTTAcatcatgtttgacttattttcattggaataggtacaacttctaaaaattggatttctggtgattctctgtaataggaagtacactactaattaatggccccattgctttctatgttaaattcctcaatttcgagtggtcacagctaATTTATCTTaggttcaaataaagtgacaatcattgcatgtcaaagcaacaccttctggtgtcctatactgaaaaaattaaaataccttaaatggcatataagaaagaactggttcccggaacttcggatgtaccaaaacaggtacttctgatctgacaaaaaggcaaaatgtaccctcctttttaaatttcatgccatttgtgtattattcaaatttatcagtcaaaaaattttctacaatgatcaccagtcatgcagctttcatttgataacaaaattaataaaaaaatctaaatattttgaaagttatgtccatgcgtaggaactattttgtgttaaatatgtattactttctggtatgtgctttcttgctgggcccgaattagtggtgttacacctagaGCACAAAAATTTGGGAACGAAATTTGGGACACCAAAcatgtctgctctatggtcgggttgttgtctctttggcacattccccacttaaaaaaaaaaaaaaaactataatagaaCTTTCGTCATATGTTGTTTTCATGGTTACAAGACGAAGTTAAATGTGAATTtggtttttattttctaaatatctTTTACCCAAGTCTAGTTAATAGAAAATGTATTATTTTCTGATGGATCATGACTACAATACACTGTCGCAAAAATTCTGAGATTTTAAACCAGGTTTTTAATCCTGCTTAGTCTGAAAATTCAATaattgatttaacatttttaaaatatatttatcacaaTTAAAAAATGATGTGTTTAGTGAGCAAAAGATTGGATATAGGGAAATGTAGTGAACATCACAAATTCTTATAAGATGCTcctctttcgctttgtaaacatgGCCATGTTCAATTCAAATAGATCATGGTAAACATGTGAATAACATATGTTGTATTTTGAACGGTGCAGGAGATCAAATCAGACATTTCTATTacttaattgaaaaaaagaagtgaaaactaactatggcactgtaattcaaattcaaattcatacACAATGATACAGATAATGATTATAATGTTATGCATATTTCCTTTAGCAATGCTTTATGGACAatactttgttttataaaaacttttttttcaaaccaaGAAAATTTGGTAATGAAAAGTAAATATTGGAGATGCAGTGAAAATTACCctattaatgattttatttttgtagaacCTGGAAGTGAAGAACTACTCTACAATTTACTGGTGACTCCTGAGGTTGAAGAAAACCTGTATTCACTTGCATCACCAGCAGTCACACACATACTCCCATCACaaccagtcacacatacactacCATCACTACCAGTCACACAAACACAACCAAACAAAACAACAGTCAAaagatcattaaaaaaaacatcagcCAAACAAACATTCACACTAAAAAAAACACCAGCCAAACAAACACTCACACTAAAAAAAACACCAGTTACTCATGCAttcacatcaccaccagtcacacatacagtaccatcaccaccagtcacacatacactaccatcaccaccagtcacacatacactaccatcaccaccagtcacactaGCACTCActtcaccaccagtcacacatacactaccatcatcaccagtcacacatacactaccatcaccaccagtcacacatacactaccatcaccaccagtcacactaGCACTCActtcaccaccagtcacacatacactaccatcaccaccagtcacactaGCACTCActtcaccaccagtcacacatacagtaccatcaccaccagtcacacatacactcacttcaccagtcacacatacagtACCATCACCACTAGTCACACATACACtaccatcaccaccagtcacacatacactcacatcaccaccagtcacactagcactcacatcaccaccagtcacacatacactcacatcaccaccagtcacacatacactcacatcaccaccagtcacacatacagtaccatcaccaccagtcacacatacactcacatcaccaccagtcacacatacagtACCATCACCACTAGTCACACATACACTACCATCaacaccagtcacacatacaatcacatcaccaccagtcacacatacactaccatcaccaccagtcacaacTACACtaccatcaccaccagtcacacatacactcacatcaccaccagtcacatcaccaccagtcacacaaaCACTCACATTATCACCAGTAACACTAGCACTCActtcaccaccagtcacacatacagtaccatcaccaccagtcacatcaccaccagtcacactaGCAttcacatcaccaccagtcacacataccAGCAAAAGACCAAGGGGGACAGCTGCTAACAGGACAAAAGCCACTAAAAAGAGAAAGAACAACAAAGGTAATAAAAGTGCAAGTTAGAATTTCAATTGTAACTAGAATGACACAGAAAAAGCTCTGCATTATCTGGATTTATCAGTCATCTGTTATTTTCTAATAATTCACTTGAACAGaaattatttatatgatattatgtatttggtatatttataACATGTCAAATATCTtgacaaattgtgtttttgatGTTTATGGCatagttaaaatataaatttttgattAGAAATAATGCAATTGAATGTTAAAATTAACTTCTTCTAATTAACAAactattaaaattgatattttgactAACTGACATTtcgtttttgtttaaattcatcaTTAACATTGCTGTACATATAGACTTAGGTCAGTTTCACcaaaaagatgactaagattcaTATAGATCACTTTGCTATGAAATAAATgaacttctttatttttcatataactacaatgttttatttttctttcagaatggGGAGTGAAAGGCATCATTGCCACAAGAACAGTAGAAAATTCACGACAATATTTGATTCATTGGGATGGATTTAGCCATGACCATGATTCATGGGAGCCAGAATGTAATCTGACTCCAAGTCTAATTGGACAGTTTTTTGccaataaaatttgaattaaattttttatataataaatacaatttaacaACTGACCACCAGCGATCCTGGATTTAAGCCAATATATAAGCTGCGTTgaatagaaatcgaccttatgctaGTACACATTTATATGTACATATAAACAGCTGTGATTGGTTTTAGgaacattcaacatgttcaaatatgaaatatctaatatttaatgTTCTTAGTACAACTTAAAGTTTCTAACAGTTATAGACTTTTGATATAGATTGTTTTTCCAGCCAAAATAGGATAACAGATATCCAGTTGCATAAAGTGTATTTCTATCGAAAACTGAGCATACAATGTTATAGAGTCTTCAAGAAAGAACATTATTTGCAATAAAACAACTCTTCAACAGTTATCATGGATTTAAGTAATTGTACATtatttggccttcaacaataaataaTCTGTACACTAAATCAAGTATCCACCGAAATACTTGATTTCAAGCAATAATATGTAATCTGGCCTTCAACGATGAAGCATTGTTACAATAAAACAACTTGCCACCAGAGACAGTGAATTTAAGAAAATGAATGTTACATAGCTGGTCATAAACAATGAATAATAGtaacaataaaacaactctccaacAGATATTGTGCATTCAACAATGAATAATCTGTACAAAAATGCAATTTTCCACAGAGTATATGGATTTAAGCAAATAAAAGTTATCTGGCCGTCAACAATGATAAATTGTTAACTTACAATAAGTCAGCTCTCCAAAATGTATTGTGGATTTAAGTAATTGTATGTTTTCTGACcttgaataataaagaaataaaacaactcGCCACCAGAGCCTTTAACAATGATGAATTAtcacaataagacaactctccaccagagccttcaacaatgatgattattacaataagacaactctccaaaatgTATCATGGATTTAAGCAACTGGATGTTATtttggtcttcaacaatgaataatcaGTACAATTATACAATTCTCCACCAGAAAACCTTGATTTTAGCAATTAAATGTAATCTAGCCTTTAACAATGATTGTTTTTTGGCGAGCCTGCAAATTTTATATCAGAAaccttgacatagggatagtgatcaggtGGTGGAGGCGCTAGCTTTAGTTTTCACTtaaccttgaccttatttcaCATATCAGTGAtaaaggttaagttttggtgcatggtcaagtccatatctcagatactataagcaataggtcatctatattcaGTGTATttaaggactgtaaggtgtagaTATTCAActggaatgcatggttgggtaaggacctgtttaattacgaatgtaacaataattattgaggctacggttacattgcgtttaTATTGTTACATGGAAAACAGcgatgtacgatgggactagtaatatgtactgaataataaaagttgaagacattcattttatatttacCATACATACAATTTCttcattgtaatttttatttacaatgacagtttcTACAAATCCAGTATTACTAAGTGTTTTTTAAAAGCATGTATAAGTCctacacatttttgatgaacgaaaaTACGTCCTCCAtggatacatgtacatacagaaGTTCCCAGTATTTTAATtaagttacagttagcaaactttgcttttgatgtatcacCTTTTTTAGAACTGCGTTTGTATAGTtgtatgaaatttgtgtcttaatattgttgtttcatttaaaacgCATCCCAACTGCCAAGTTTTAATTTGTTCACCCTAAACAAAATTGGTAATAGAAATATCTTCATccattgttcaaagtataatgacagtaataagagtaggtgtgcagtgcagttaaatactttaaagtGAAACCATTAACCcatatttttcgcctttgacaTTACTAATGTGAAGTAGTATCTAAAGTTAAGAaaatcaaaaccattaatacgtataactataattaaacaccatttgttgaataataatatttattatttatcattatttaatttacaagtattatttagtacatatgaaagaattaagcaataAAACTATTATAGAAGATTTGAGTTTAataatctagcgtacattgctgtttttcatgtaacaataacgttatgtaaccgtagcctcaataattattgttacattcgtaattaatcggttccttacccaactttgcattctgacaattagtccccaatgtaacaatattatttttattattgttacatttccatgtaaccgtagccagtgccaacTTATTAATGAATAAATGCATGATATATATGTGGCTCGATGTCAATAACCATTTAGTTCTCGCCTTGCCTTCCCGGTCATTCAATTTGATGAACTGCACTaacttttaattacatgtacatacgtCAAAAATACTTATAGAGCATGTTaacattgtcagaaaaaaaattaaaaaattgtttgcAGTCTCGATGAAATATGATTGATGACAAAGGCTTTATGCACGTTCTGTACCTGtcaaatttaaattatgaaaacattACTTAGTATTCTACAGTAAATATCTAGCTAGTAATGGAAAACCGATCTTTCTGTATACAAAAATAATGAGTCTGCGGTTTTTAgatagtctgtaagtattgtctgtaatTCTTAGATACAGTTTGTAAGTATTGTCTGAGGTTCTTATATACAATTGTAAGTTTTGTCCAAGGTTCTTAGAGTTAGTCTGTAATTCTTAAATACAGTCTGTAAGCATTGTCTGTAGTTCTTAgatagtctgtaagtattgtctatagttcttagatagtctgtaagtattgtctgtagttcttagatacggtctgtaagtattgtctgtagttcttagatacggtctgtaagtattgtctgtagttcttagatagtctgtaagtattgtctatagttcttagatacagtctgtaagtattgtctgtagttcttagatacagtctgtaagtattgtctgtagttcttagatagtctgtaagtattgtctgtagttcttagatacggtctgtaagtattgtctgtagttTTTAGATacggtctgtaagtattgtctgtagttcttagatagtctgtaagtattgtctatagttcttagatacagtctgtaagtattgtctatagttcttagatacagtctgtaagtattgtctgtagttcttagatacagtctgtaagtattgtctgtagttcttagatagtctgtaagtattgtctatagttcttagatacagtctgtaagtattgtctatagttcttagatacggtctgtaagtattgtctatagttcttagatacggtctgtaagtattgtctatagttcttagatacggtctgtaagtattgtctatagttcttagatacggtctgtaagtattgtctatagttcttagatacggtctgtaagtattgtctatagttcttagatacggtctgtaagtattgtctatagttcttagatacggtctgtaagtattgtctatagttcttagatacagtctgtaagtattgtctgagGTTCTTATATACAATTGTAATTTTTGTCCGAGGTTCTTAGAGTTAGTCTGTAAGTAGTGTCTGcagttcttagatacagtctgtaagtatacTAGTCGGAGGTATTCATATACAGTTTGTAAGTATTGTCTGAGGTTCCTATATACAGATGTAAGTTTTGTCTCAGATAATTAGATTTAGTCTGTAAGTATAGTCTGCAGTTCTTAgatagtctgtaagtattgtctgtaatTCATCTTTAATATTATCTCGTcttgaacatgaatgaaatatttgccactggacgtaaataAATTGCTGGACAGACGTCTAGCGGTTACATGACCGAATTATTGTATTCATCATTAATATTTTATCCGAcgtcctgaacatgaatgaaatatttgtcgctggacgtaCAGCCAACATTAATCAATCAGTCTAGCGGTAATATGGTCTAACTATTGTATTTATCTTTAATATGATCTCttcctgaacatgaatgaaatatttgctacttgaCGTAAATAGTTTGATGGACAGACGTCTAGCAGTGGTTTCATGacctaactattttatttatctgtaatatgATATCTTTCCGCTGAccatgaataaaatatttgaattcggGACGTGAATAGATTGCTGGACTGACGTCTAGCGGTTACATGACCGAACTATTGTATTTATCATTAATATGATATCCGAcgtcctgaacatgaatgaaatatttgtcactggacatacaGCCAACTTCAAATAATCAGTCTAGCGGTAATATGGTCTAACTATTGTATTCATCTTTAATATGATTTCttcctgaacatgaatgaaatatttgctactt
This genomic interval carries:
- the LOC143056857 gene encoding uncharacterized protein LOC143056857, which produces MDCKGIKSSVLHNKAVERTGLPLQVIKDWIGNYKKVVEGRKYEAQPRTLYLKGMTGYNCFVREKKDQFNDIADWAPAWNLLGQEEKEAYKQKAKENPVVPPQPQQKDAFKRLKIIREHIVELEKHGIDVALVGIDTNTGSQILLGDGKSAAFLKSEDILQNLFAFHSLGTKEVPKDLKSLQQEAQTHMNKLYSKAVGKKQAFPYTKVKKGIIEVNGIPLDVLPLKPMSDYGEKKMKMFLNIKEISVEVPTSPEYEVLSLPVDNAIETELNIKVQKAVEEDNLIEPGSEELLYNLLVTPEVEENLYSLASPAVTHILPSQPVTHTLPSLPVTQTQPNKTTVKRSLKKTSAKQTFTLKKTPAKQTLTLKKTPVTHAFTSPPVTHTVPSPPVTHTLPSPPVTHTLPSPPVTLALTSPPVTHTLPSSPVTHTLPSPPVTHTLPSPPVTLALTSPPVTHTLPSPPVTLALTSPPVTHTVPSPPVTHTLTSPVTHTVPSPLVTHTLPSPPVTHTLTSPPVTLALTSPPVTHTLTSPPVTHTLTSPPVTHTVPSPPVTHTLTSPPVTHTVPSPLVTHTLPSTPVTHTITSPPVTHTLPSPPVTTTLPSPPVTHTLTSPPVTSPPVTQTLTLSPVTLALTSPPVTHTVPSPPVTSPPVTLAFTSPPVTHTSKRPRGTAANRTKATKKRKNNKEWGVKGIIATRTVENSRQYLIHWDGFSHDHDSWEPECNLTPSLIGQFFANKI